Proteins from a genomic interval of Pseudomonadota bacterium:
- the hslV gene encoding ATP-dependent protease subunit HslV has protein sequence MKATTVICVRHKERVAIGADGQVTMNATVMKHTAKKIRKLYQDKCLAGFAGATADAFTLFERFEKKLEQYNGNITRASVELAKDWRTDRLLRRLEALLIVADAEHTFILSGTGDVIEPDDGIAAIGSGGPYAQAAAKALIKYTDLSAPDIAKESMLIASQICIYTNDKIVVEEL, from the coding sequence ATGAAGGCAACGACAGTAATATGCGTAAGGCATAAAGAAAGGGTTGCTATTGGTGCTGATGGACAGGTTACCATGAATGCAACGGTAATGAAACACACAGCAAAGAAGATAAGGAAGCTCTATCAGGATAAATGTCTCGCAGGATTTGCAGGTGCAACGGCTGATGCCTTTACACTCTTTGAAAGGTTTGAAAAAAAGCTGGAACAGTATAATGGAAATATCACGAGGGCCTCTGTTGAGCTTGCAAAAGACTGGAGAACAGATAGATTGCTTAGAAGACTTGAGGCATTACTTATAGTTGCTGATGCAGAACATACCTTTATACTATCAGGCACAGGCGATGTAATAGAACCGGATGATGGTATAGCAGCGATAGGCTCAGGTGGTCCCTATGCACAGGCAGCAGCAAAGGCACTTATAAAGTACACTGATTTATCTGCCCCGGATATTGCAAAGGAGTCGATGCTTATTGCATCACAAATATGTATATACACAAATGATAAGATTGTAGTAGAGGAGCTTTAG
- a CDS encoding 2-hydroxyacyl-CoA dehydratase family protein, with protein sequence MWDNLSIKQVVKHANDPYPYIRKWKKDTGKKVVGSTIPDVPEELIYAFGFLPVSLIGTDKPLKKAPSRLPDNACSLARSNLELVLSYEGDLFDGFVLPQVCDTTQHLSDIWRISFPDKYVESFLAPRQADRPSARYWVKEEIERLVSSLTGWSGKSLKDEDLRESIRIHNENKELLKEIYEIKRKNPGTLSNKELFALIKLSMQVDKAEFNKSLKKIKGSLKIKKVDEYTDVILVGITCDPPEVYELFDEIKLNIVGDTLVTGTRYLQGAVPDNGNLIDALTERHFKRGFFSPIHDNVYKNFEEVKALYKQTSAKAIIYVHIEFCESQEYDLPDLKRMIKKEGMPIHELDTEYQTISLAHVRTRLQAFFESLRGGAL encoded by the coding sequence ATGTGGGACAACTTAAGCATTAAACAGGTTGTAAAGCACGCTAATGATCCATACCCCTATATTAGAAAATGGAAAAAGGATACTGGAAAAAAGGTGGTAGGGAGTACCATACCAGATGTGCCCGAGGAGTTGATATACGCCTTTGGTTTTTTACCTGTTTCTCTGATTGGAACAGATAAACCATTAAAAAAGGCTCCAAGCCGCTTACCGGACAATGCATGCTCCCTTGCCAGGAGTAATCTTGAGCTCGTATTGAGCTACGAGGGCGACCTCTTCGATGGTTTTGTTCTGCCCCAGGTCTGCGATACTACCCAGCATCTGTCAGACATCTGGAGGATAAGCTTCCCTGACAAATATGTCGAGAGTTTTCTTGCACCACGTCAGGCTGATAGACCAAGCGCACGGTATTGGGTAAAAGAAGAAATTGAACGACTGGTCTCCTCCCTCACAGGATGGTCAGGCAAAAGTTTGAAGGATGAAGATTTAAGGGAGTCAATAAGGATACACAATGAAAACAAGGAGCTTCTGAAAGAGATATACGAAATCAAAAGAAAAAATCCCGGAACCCTCAGTAATAAAGAATTATTCGCATTAATAAAACTTTCAATGCAGGTTGACAAGGCTGAGTTTAATAAGAGTCTCAAAAAGATTAAGGGTAGTTTAAAAATTAAAAAGGTTGATGAATACACGGATGTGATACTCGTTGGTATAACCTGTGACCCCCCTGAAGTCTATGAACTATTTGACGAAATAAAGCTTAATATAGTTGGAGACACCCTTGTAACAGGCACGAGGTACCTCCAGGGCGCTGTCCCGGATAATGGAAACCTGATTGATGCCCTCACAGAAAGACACTTCAAAAGAGGGTTCTTCTCACCGATACACGACAACGTCTATAAAAACTTTGAAGAAGTGAAGGCCCTCTATAAACAAACCAGCGCAAAGGCCATCATATATGTGCACATCGAATTCTGCGAATCCCAGGAATACGACCTGCCCGATTTGAAAAGGATGATAAAAAAAGAAGGAATGCCAATACATGAATTGGACACTGAATATCAAACCATATCTCTTGCACATGTGAGGACAAGATTACAGGCATTCTTTGAATCTTTGAGAGGGGGTGCCCTATGA
- the hslU gene encoding ATP-dependent protease ATPase subunit HslU, with amino-acid sequence MKTLTPKEIMVELDRFIIGQNKAKKAVSIALRNRWRRQMIPKELRDEVAPKNIIMIGPTGVGKTEIARRLAKLANSPFLKIEATKFTEVGYVGRDVESMIRDLTELSVNMVKKEEKEQVIEKATVMAEERLLDLLLPQKKASRTQNEQEPNDDSREKFRALFTSGRLDDKFVEVEVPDRALPMIEIFSASGFEEMDMQIRDLFGNILPKKTKKRKIKVKEAYDYLIQEESKKLIDMDKVVKDAVERVEQSGIIFFDEIDKIASRDHTQGPDVSREGVQRDILPIVEGTTVTTKYGMIKTDHILFIAAGAFHMSKPSDLIPELQGRFPIRVELDALTKDDFFRIITEPENALIKQYKALLQTEGVELEFEREAIEEITDIAQKVNEMTENIGARRLYTVMERLLDDISFSAPDMKDRKIMITKAYVIEKLGEFLEKDDLSRYIL; translated from the coding sequence ATGAAAACCCTGACCCCAAAAGAAATCATGGTGGAACTGGACAGGTTTATAATAGGGCAGAATAAGGCAAAAAAGGCAGTTTCTATAGCTTTAAGGAACAGATGGCGGAGACAGATGATACCGAAGGAACTGAGAGATGAAGTAGCCCCGAAGAATATCATCATGATAGGTCCAACAGGTGTGGGGAAGACTGAAATAGCAAGACGCCTTGCAAAGCTTGCGAACTCACCCTTTTTAAAGATTGAGGCAACGAAGTTCACAGAAGTGGGTTACGTTGGAAGGGATGTAGAGTCTATGATTAGAGACCTGACTGAACTTTCCGTGAATATGGTGAAGAAGGAGGAGAAGGAACAGGTAATAGAAAAGGCAACCGTAATGGCTGAAGAGAGGCTCCTCGATTTATTACTGCCGCAAAAAAAGGCTTCCCGCACTCAAAATGAACAGGAACCAAACGATGATTCGAGGGAAAAGTTCAGGGCCCTTTTCACGTCAGGCAGGTTGGATGACAAGTTTGTAGAGGTTGAGGTGCCAGACAGGGCGCTTCCCATGATAGAAATCTTCTCGGCCTCAGGGTTTGAAGAGATGGATATGCAGATAAGGGACCTGTTTGGGAATATCCTTCCTAAAAAGACGAAGAAAAGAAAGATTAAGGTGAAAGAAGCATACGATTATCTTATACAGGAAGAGTCAAAAAAGCTTATAGATATGGATAAGGTTGTAAAAGATGCCGTTGAAAGGGTCGAGCAATCAGGGATTATATTTTTTGATGAGATTGATAAGATTGCAAGCCGTGACCATACCCAGGGCCCTGATGTATCGAGGGAAGGGGTTCAGAGGGACATACTGCCAATAGTAGAAGGGACAACTGTTACAACGAAGTATGGCATGATAAAGACAGATCACATACTCTTCATTGCCGCTGGTGCGTTCCATATGTCAAAGCCATCGGATCTGATACCTGAGTTACAGGGTAGATTTCCGATCAGGGTTGAGCTTGATGCATTGACAAAGGATGATTTCTTCAGAATCATTACAGAACCTGAAAATGCCCTTATTAAACAGTATAAGGCCCTCCTTCAAACAGAAGGGGTAGAGCTTGAGTTTGAAAGGGAGGCCATTGAGGAGATTACCGATATTGCACAGAAGGTCAATGAGATGACAGAGAATATTGGGGCAAGGAGGCTTTACACGGTGATGGAAAGGTTGCTTGATGATATATCGTTTTCCGCACCTGACATGAAAGACAGGAAGATTATGATAACAAAGGCCTATGTAATCGAGAAATTAGGAGAATTTTTAGAGAAAGACGACCTAAGCAGGTATATACTTTAA
- a CDS encoding tyrosine-type recombinase/integrase: MDKNTIKTLAKEFYKYLDIEKGAPFNTKRAYKGDIEDFIEFIEKSSYDIVDHHAIRAYIVNIYKDLKKSSLSRKVSSIKVFFRFLKKKGYIEENTALVIKNPKIEKHLPKFYTIDEMFHFLDFLPKEGWLNMRNRAMFELMYSTGMRSQEVLNIDIGDLHMEGMWVKVKGKGGKERILPFGEKARDALKEYLDIMKDKGKYSVKGPLFINFHGERLSYRGLLKIMKKHQIKVHLFKNLALHGIRHSFATHMLDSGADLRSIQELLGHSKLSTTQKYTHVSMDKLMEIYDKSHPRR, encoded by the coding sequence ATGGATAAAAATACCATTAAGACGCTTGCAAAAGAGTTTTATAAATATTTAGACATAGAGAAAGGTGCACCGTTTAATACGAAGAGGGCATACAAAGGGGATATAGAGGATTTTATCGAGTTTATAGAAAAGAGTTCCTATGACATAGTAGACCATCATGCTATAAGGGCTTATATCGTGAATATTTATAAAGATCTGAAAAAATCTTCTTTATCGAGGAAGGTTTCATCAATAAAGGTGTTTTTTAGGTTCTTGAAGAAGAAGGGGTATATTGAAGAAAACACTGCACTGGTGATAAAAAATCCGAAGATTGAGAAACATCTTCCAAAGTTCTATACAATAGACGAGATGTTCCACTTCCTTGATTTTCTTCCAAAGGAAGGCTGGTTGAACATGAGGAACCGGGCAATGTTTGAGCTCATGTATTCAACGGGCATGAGGTCGCAGGAAGTACTTAATATAGACATTGGTGACTTGCATATGGAAGGGATGTGGGTGAAGGTAAAGGGCAAAGGCGGCAAGGAAAGGATACTCCCCTTCGGGGAAAAGGCCAGGGATGCACTTAAGGAATATCTGGATATAATGAAGGATAAAGGAAAATATTCGGTAAAGGGCCCGCTCTTTATAAACTTTCACGGTGAGAGGCTATCATACAGGGGTTTGCTTAAGATCATGAAGAAACATCAAATCAAGGTGCACCTTTTTAAAAACCTTGCACTCCATGGGATACGACACTCCTTTGCTACCCATATGCTTGATAGTGGCGCTGACCTCCGGAGCATACAGGAACTGCTCGGTCATTCAAAGCTCTCAACAACTCAGAAATATACCCATGTCTCCATGGATAAGCTGATGGAGATATACGATAAGTCCCATCCGAGAAGGTAA